DNA from Bacteroides zoogleoformans:
TACCGCCCGTGTGGAGTTGTTCAAAGGTATAGTGTCTGGCGCAGGCTACTTTCCTGCCATAGAACTGATGCGGTTCATGACACCTTTCGGCGTAGGTTTTTACAGTGGTGGAGATGATGAAAAGGCTTCGTTGCGCCGACCGGTCTATATAGACGGATGGGCTCCGCGGGCAGAATGGACGCAGGATGTCACGGATCGCTTTTCCAGCCTGGAAGGTGAGGCTTATGTGGGGATTTTTATTGACACATGGACTGCCGAGGGGTATGTGGCTTCTTTGACGCTGGAAGTGAAAGAGTCGGCCATTCCGGAGGATGCTTTACTTCGTACACGGGTGTTGCCGCTCATCAATACCGTGCCGTACGTGGGGCAGTCGTTGCCCGACCTGTTTGCCCGTCGCAGTGTGACGGTAGATGCCGAGGTGCCGGCAAAGGCGAAGAACCTGCGTCTGCAATACATCGCCACCGGACATGGTGGACATTCGGGTGGCGATGAGTTTACGCAGCAACTCAATATTGTGCGGGTGGATGGCGATACGGTGATCCATTTTGTGCCTTGGCGCACGGATTGCGCTTCGTTCCGTCGTTTCAATCCCACGTCGGGAGTATGGCTGGTGAAGCGAAAGGCGGCCTATATAGGCGAGAAAGGGTATGAGACGAAAGAGATAGAAGAGGCACTTGCCTCGTCTGACCTATCGCGTTCCAACTGGTGTCCTGGTTCGGACGTATGGCCGGTGGCGGCTTGTCTAAAACATCTGAAGCCGGGCAGCCATATCTTTGCTTTCAGCATTCCGAATGCACAACCCGCCAAAGGTGAAGAACTGAACCATTGGCTCATCTCGGCCTATCTGGTGTGGGAGGAATAGTCGACGCTCTTCTTTGGAGACTGTTTTGATTTTATTTCAGAAAGTGCCAATAACACTTTAAAAAGAAAACAAAAACCGTTTCTAATTCTCGAACATGCGGCTGCGAGCCAGTAAGCAGGCACCCACTACACCGGCCCGTTCTTTCAGCTTGGAAGACGTCACGATGGAATCTTTGTTCACCAAATTCAGTGAATACTTTTTGATGGCCGTCCGTATGGGTTGGATGAGATAGTCGTCGGCCAGCGATAAAGTTCCGCCTATGATGACCATCTCCGGATTGAAAAGGTTTATCAGCCCTGCGATGTGCTTGCCCAACTCTTGTCCTATCTCCTCTATGATTTCGATGCAGAGCATGTCTTCCTTGTTCACCGCTTCTATAATCTCGTCAAGCGTCAATGGCGACTCTTTGGAAGCGACACGGCTCGATAGGATGGACTTTTCGTTTTTTGCTATGCGTTCAAGCAATATGCGGTGCATGGCCACCCCCGAGGCTTGCGTTTCCAGACAACCTTTTTTCCCGCAATGGCA
Protein-coding regions in this window:
- a CDS encoding PNGase F N-terminal domain-containing protein, whose protein sequence is MNKITCLLLSLFLLSSALSVSAKKHPAMGDLTLRVFDKTPVCFRPDTLKGYNEPDADGVIRLVNGRIILKKIHLPSYRRNVRVAATVSVESNGDRWDKTGSCFVLPKESVINMLGVARDEQHYPETDTARVELFKGIVSGAGYFPAIELMRFMTPFGVGFYSGGDDEKASLRRPVYIDGWAPRAEWTQDVTDRFSSLEGEAYVGIFIDTWTAEGYVASLTLEVKESAIPEDALLRTRVLPLINTVPYVGQSLPDLFARRSVTVDAEVPAKAKNLRLQYIATGHGGHSGGDEFTQQLNIVRVDGDTVIHFVPWRTDCASFRRFNPTSGVWLVKRKAAYIGEKGYETKEIEEALASSDLSRSNWCPGSDVWPVAACLKHLKPGSHIFAFSIPNAQPAKGEELNHWLISAYLVWEE